The genomic DNA CTCCTTCTTTGCGTAATATTTGAACAATAGTCAATACAAGATCTGTAGCTGTAACACCTTCTCTAATTCTACCAACTAATTCAAATCCTACGACCTTAGGAAGCAACATTGATATAGGTTGACCCAACATAGAAGCCTCAGCTTCTATACCACCTACTCCCCAACCAAGAACTCCTAATGCATTAATCATTGTGGTGTGACTATCAGTGCCGACACATGTATCAGGATAAGCTAAAGTTTTACCATCTTTATCTTTTATCCAAACAGATTGAGCAAGATATTCAAGATTGATCTGATGACAAATACCTGTTCCAGGAGGAACAACACGAAAATTATTAAAAGTTTTTTGTCCCCATTTTAAAAAGCGATAACGCTCTTCATTACGCTTATATTCTAATTCTTGATTGCGACTAAAAGAATTTTTATCACCAAAATAATCCACAATCACAGAATGATCTATCACAAGATCAACAGGCACTAAAGGATTTATTTTCTTAGGATCACCTCCTAAAAAGCGCATAGCATCACGCATTGCTGCTAAATCAACAACTGCTGGAACACCAGTAAAATCCTGCATTAAAACTCTAGATGGTCGATAAGCAATTTCACTCTCAACGGATCCTCTATTGCCAGAATCTAACCAATTGACGAATGAATATATATCTTCTTTCGTGACAGATTGGCCATCTTCAAATCTCAATAAATTCTCAAGCAAAATTTTCATTGAACATGGTAGATGAGAAATACCCTTTAAACCATTTGCTTCAGCTTTTGGAAGGCTATAATAAATATAATCAATTCCATCAATCGATAACACAGAAATACAATTAAAACTGTTCAATGATTCAGACATTCATTTAAACCTTTACCTGATTAAGAAGAGTAAAATTATGTTAAATTTGCAACTAACAACTTTTATTAAATAATATTTATTTTTAAATTATTAAAGTAACAACTTATTATGAAAATATATAGAATATATGCAAGATATCATTTATAGATCAAAATATTATATAGAAAAAACATAATTTAATAAAACGAAAATCTACTATCATAACAAGATAAATTATCTTTATATAATTTAGATATCACGGATTACGAATAGATAATATATAAGGATAATAATATCAAATATTTAATATTTTCTATAACTAAATGCAAATATTTATTTTTTTAAAAATGATGGCAAAATATATTAAAAACAGTATTCGTATATAATAAATAAATTTGATTATGAAATTTCATGGAAATCATATTTTGAAAAATATAACATAATATTAATTATTTACGCAAACCATCTGTTTATTAATCACATCCTAATGAACATAACAAATGAGTATCATAAAAAACACCATAAACAATTAAAAATTGAAATGATTAATCATCTCATCCTAATTGTAATATTATTTAACTTAACAAATATCTATCCACACTAAATTAATTCAAGAATAATTATTCTAAAAAGCATTTAGTGAGTTTAAGCTGGCTATATCAAATTTATTTATAGTAAATATCAATATAAACATCACCATTTACGTTAATTAATTAAATCAATTATAAGCTAATATTAAATCCAAATATCATTATTAAAAACATCATCCCTTAAAGCAATGAATACATTTCATTAATATAAATTTTATAAATATTTTTTTAAAGAATGTAAATGAAAAGTATAGATATAGTATAATTAAATAAAAATTATCTAGATGTTATTGATATTATTAATAGGCATAATCTAATACTTCTATAAATGATTTGCAAATATTAAATCTAAAATCCAAATAAATAGCTAATTAATAGAGAGATATACGATATCTCTATTATAAAGAGACATGAAAGATAAAAAATTGAAATTAATGGATTATTATTGCCGATAATTTTATAAAATCAATACCTTAATAAAGGAAGTTATAATAAAATTAAAAATATCATCAGAAAATATATATTTAATTTAAAAATATAAAAGAAAGATCCATAATAGGCATAATTATATAAAAACGTAATTATAACATTTGTGATAATAAAAAAATCATCTTAATGTATCACTATAATAATAATATATCTTCATATCTAAGAGATTATATTACAACGTATTATACTAAGTAAGGTATCTTGCGAAATAATGATATAATAATTAAAAGGCGGCCTAAATGCTAGCCGCCATATTCTAAAAAATATTACTATATTATTAGTCTTTTCTGCTTCCAGTAAGTCTAAGCAAATGAGTAAAAATACTAATAAAATCAATGTATAGTTCTAAAGCTCCGAAAATAGAACTACGACCTAGCGTATCCGCACAATACCTATCTGAGTATGTTTCTTTTATTTTTTGAGTATCATAAGCTGTTAAACCAGAAAAAATAATTATACTTATTAAGGATATTGACATATCTAGAACGTTAGATCCAATAAATAAATTAACAATAGATGCCAAAATAACACCAAACAAACCCATAACACAGAAAGTCGCCATTGGACCCAAATCTTTCTTTGTGGAATAGCCATAAAGTGAAAGCGAACCGAATGCAGCTGCGGTTATAAATAAAGTCTGAACTATGCTTTGATTAGTATAAACCAAAAAAATAGATGAAAGAGACAAGCCGAATAAAGCGGAAAATGTAAAAAAGATCATTCTTAATGCATATAAACTCAAATACTGAACACGGTACTGCATAAAAAACAACAGAACTAAAGGAGCAAATATAATCACATATTTTAATGGACTAAAATATATCAAAGAACCAAAACTTGTTAACATGATGCCATTCATAGTAGTAGCAGAAGCATAATAAGGATCTAAAGTAGTAGCAAAATTATTAGTTAAAAAAGATACGATCGCAGTAATAAAAATACCAAACGACATAAGGTTATAAACACCTATCATATAAGAGCGTAATCCCTCATCAATTGAAGAATCAACCTTACCTCTTGAATTGACAATCTTATCTTGATAATCATGAAGATTAGACATCTTAAATTCCTCCTAAATTAAATCTTTTTTATTTAATACACATACATGTGATTAACATGCATAAAAACACAAAATTTTTTAGACCGTATATAAACTAATTACTACAATGACAAGCCCTCATATACTGATTTATCAAAACATTTACACGCACAATACGCACATATATGCATACATAAACAAAAAAGTATTATATATTATAATCTAAATTTTGCAAAGATATTTTTTACTTGTAAAAATATTTTACCTATTGAAAGTCATTTGTTTAATAATGAGTTGATCAATTATAACAAAAATTATCAAAAAATCATTAAATCAAGGATAGCTGTAATATTTTTATATTATTACGAATTATTAGATAAAGAAATGGCACGAAGGAATTGACGTGCTGCCAATAACGGATCTGAAGATTTAACAATCGGACGGGCAACAACTATATGAGTAGCGCCACACCTTAATGCATCTTCTGGAGACATAAATCTCTTTTGATTATCTATATTGCTATCCATCATCCTTATACCAGGAGTAACAATAGACATATGATCTCCTACTATTTTTCTAACCATAGATGCTTCTCTAGGAGAGCAAATCAATCCTCCCATCCCTATGTCACGCGCCTGGGTTGCTCGCATTTCAACCATCGCAGATACACTTTTTTCATAACCTGATTCTTTAAGATCTAAATCATCCATTGAGGTCAACACGGTTACGGCAAGCAAACGAATACCTGTTCCACGAGCTGCAGATACAGCAACACGCATAGCTTGAGGATAAGCGTGCAATGTCAACATAGAAATTCCCATTTTCGCTATGTTTTCAACAGCAGCTATTATAGTAGTTTCTATATCAAATAACTTCATATCTAGAAAAATCTGCTTACCATCTGCCACTAAGTCACGAGCCAACTCCAATCCGCCTACAAAAGATAGATGATATCCTATTTTATAGAAAGAAACTGTATCTCCTAAAATAGACACAATTCTTTCAGCCTCATCTATTGTTGGAAGATCAAGGCCAACTATAAGACGACCTTTATTAAGGTCACTAATTTCTAATGAAGTTGTCATAAAATCACCGATAAAAAATACGCCCCTAATAAATCGACGATAAAAACACTTTATTTCATTGATTATTCAGCAATAAATTAAATAAAATATATATGAAAAATCAAAATTAGACGCTTCTTACGAAGTAAATTTTAGCTATATATAAATCAATAATAAATATCTAAACAAAAAACTTTATTTTGAAATACGAAACAAACTATCATATCCTCATAGGCATCAAAACATACAATGAGTTTTTATCTCCTATACCTTTAATTAAAGCAGATGAAATACCATCCTTTAGAAAAAAAATCATCTCATCGCTTGAAATATTATCAATTATTTCCAATAAGTACTTATAATTAAAACCAATATTCATAGGTGAATCAGTATAATGAACAGACAAATATTCTATAGCGCTACCCATATCAGGATTATCAACCGTCATACTCAGTTTTCCATTATTAGATAACTCAAATTTCATAGCTCGGCTACGCACAGATGAGACAGTCGATACAAGATCAACAGCTCGCCTTAAATCATTACAATTAACCCTTAATTTATTATCGTTATCTCTGGGAATAACCTCGTGATAATTGGGAAATTTGCCATCTATTAACCTTGCATTCATGCAAATAGAACCAAAGTGTAGACAAATTCTCGCTTCGGAAATTCTAACTTTGACATCTAAATCCTTTGTAGAAAGAATTTTTTGAATCTCGCTAACAGCCTTGCGAGGCACAATAATACTAGGCATTTTCAAAATATCACCCGAAATATCAACCTTAGATATAGCTAGACGATGCCCATCTGTTGCGACAGCACATAATTTTAAATCTTTTTTATTAACTTCAAAAAAAATACCATTTAAATAATATCTCGTTTCTTCATTCGCCATAGCGAAATTAGTACGTTCTATAAGAGAACTCAAAACAGATGATTTAATATCAAAAGAATATTTATAATCTTCTTCTTTTGAAATAGGAAATTCAGATTCTGCAAATGACTGAAGATAAAACTTTGAATTTCCTGCAGAAATTTTTATTACTGATTGTTTGTTATTATCAAAACTATCAGAAAAACAAATTTCTGAACCATCAGGCAATTTCCTCACTATATCATGAAGTAACTGTGCAGAAACTGTAAATGAACCTGAAGATTCAACAACAGCCTTAATAGAGACATCAATTTCTATTTCAAGACCACTTGCTTTTATTTTAAGCGAATCAACATCAGAACGTAATAATATATGAAAAGATACAGGAGCAGCATTTCTACGTTCAATAATTCTGCAAGCGTGATTCAAAGGGTCCAATATGTCAGAGCGATCAACAATAACCTTCATTAATATCCCCGATTCCCTCTTTACAAATGAATTTAAATGCTAAATTAGAATAATTATCAATAACACATAATCATAAGGATACCTAATATCGATTTAATTTAGGATAATTACAGATATCACAAGTAACATAACCATATTATATTTTTATTAATATAACTCAACTAGCTAGATTATGATAACACATCATATATGATATCTAAGTCTAATTCTTTACGTAATTATTAACACCAAAAATATATCATCTAAAAAAAATTATTGGAAGCATAAATTTATATGGAAGCAAATAATATTTTTAAAAATAAAGAAGAACCCATAATAACCAGCTTATTAGATACTGATTTTTATAAACTACTAATGTTACAATTCATTTGGAAATTTTATCCAAATACTGAGGTAACTTTTTCACTATTTAATCGCAGAAAAGAATTACACTTATCAGATAAAATAGATGAATTTGAATTAAGATCTCAACTTGATCATGCCCGTTCTTTAAAAATAACAGATAAGGAAAAGAAATGGCTTACAAACAGTATTTTTTATGGGAAAAAACAACTTTTTAAACCTGAATTCTTATCATGGCTCTCTAATTATAAACTACCAGAGTACGATTTTTCAATTGTAAATGGGGAATATATAATTAATTTTCATGGATTATGGAAAGATGTTACTTTATGGGAAATATCATCTTTGATTATAATAAATGAATTATACTCTCGTAAGATACTAAGACCACTTAATCCATTTGTCACAGATCTACTATATGCTAATGCAAAAATAAAACTTTGGTCTAAAATAGTAAAATTAAGAAATCTAAAAGAATTAAAAATAGCAGATTTTGGAACAAGACGTAGACATGCACTACATTGGCAAACATGGTGTATAAAAGCTCTACATGAAGGTATAAAAGATTCATTTATTGGGACATCCAATGTTCTATTAGCTATGAAATATAATATCGACGCTGTTGGCACTAGCGCTCATGAACTGCCAATGGTAGCTGCAGCCATAACAAATAACGATACAGATACTCGCAACGCACCATATGAAATAATGCAAAAATGGAATAAGATTTACGATGATAACTTGCTAATAGCTCTACCTGATTCATTTGGCACAGATTTTTTCTTGGAAAATGCTCCTTCATGGATAGCAAAATGGAAGGGATTTCGCCATGATAGTGCATCACCCATTGAAGGAGGAGAAAAAATAATAGCTTGGTGGAAAAAAATGAATTGTGATCCTAAACAAAAAACATTGATTTTTTCTGATAATCTTGACTTTGATTCAATCATAAAAATTAATAAACATTTCAAAAATCGAGTGCAAATGATTTTTGGATGGGGAACAAATTTAACAAATGATTTTCATGGATGCATGCCTTATGATGATTTACAAATAGAACAGTTGCAAACTGTGTGCAAAGTTATCAAAGCTAATAACAAATCAGCAGTAAAACTATCAGATGACCCAATAAAAAAAACAGGAGATGAAAATGAAATAAAACGCTACTTAAAAATATTCAAAAAACAAGGCTAAAACATCTAAGCATATACAATAATTTTTTAACGAAAATAATATTTATATTTGTTTTTCATTTTATCCCTTCTATTTAAAGACAATAACTGAATATACGATAAATAAATAATTGATAGAAATAAAATTTATTAAAGTTATAATTGACGAAGATTAAATGAAGTATTTAAATATTTTATATAAATTAAAAGAATATATCCATATAAGGCATACTAAATATTTAATTTCAAAAAACTAAAATTATAATCAAACCAATATAAAACCTTACACCATTCACCTATAACTATTTTTTAGATTTTTGATATATCTTTGCTGAAAGATCGGATTATAGGGAATGAGATTATCATTTAATATTTTTAAGCCTTTTTGCATAAGAAATTTTTTATTGCATGTTAGGATTTACAACACATATAAAATTGTTATTTGTTTCAATAGCTATTTTTATGATTTATTTTAGCTTTTAAATATCATCAAAACTATGCAAAATATTACTATAATATTACTTAAAATACATAAATATTATAGTAATATTTTGCATATATTATATTTCATCCAATTAACAAAATAAGAAGTTATTTATTTAGACTACTTTTGTATTTTTTATTCAAAATAACAATTATACTAAAAGGCATTTTACAATAGTAT from Candidatus Liberibacter americanus str. Sao Paulo includes the following:
- the dnaN gene encoding DNA polymerase III subunit beta; the encoded protein is MKVIVDRSDILDPLNHACRIIERRNAAPVSFHILLRSDVDSLKIKASGLEIEIDVSIKAVVESSGSFTVSAQLLHDIVRKLPDGSEICFSDSFDNNKQSVIKISAGNSKFYLQSFAESEFPISKEEDYKYSFDIKSSVLSSLIERTNFAMANEETRYYLNGIFFEVNKKDLKLCAVATDGHRLAISKVDISGDILKMPSIIVPRKAVSEIQKILSTKDLDVKVRISEARICLHFGSICMNARLIDGKFPNYHEVIPRDNDNKLRVNCNDLRRAVDLVSTVSSVRSRAMKFELSNNGKLSMTVDNPDMGSAIEYLSVHYTDSPMNIGFNYKYLLEIIDNISSDEMIFFLKDGISSALIKGIGDKNSLYVLMPMRI
- a CDS encoding Bax inhibitor-1/YccA family protein; this encodes MSNLHDYQDKIVNSRGKVDSSIDEGLRSYMIGVYNLMSFGIFITAIVSFLTNNFATTLDPYYASATTMNGIMLTSFGSLIYFSPLKYVIIFAPLVLLFFMQYRVQYLSLYALRMIFFTFSALFGLSLSSIFLVYTNQSIVQTLFITAAAFGSLSLYGYSTKKDLGPMATFCVMGLFGVILASIVNLFIGSNVLDMSISLISIIIFSGLTAYDTQKIKETYSDRYCADTLGRSSIFGALELYIDFISIFTHLLRLTGSRKD
- the pyrF gene encoding orotidine-5'-phosphate decarboxylase; amino-acid sequence: MTTSLEISDLNKGRLIVGLDLPTIDEAERIVSILGDTVSFYKIGYHLSFVGGLELARDLVADGKQIFLDMKLFDIETTIIAAVENIAKMGISMLTLHAYPQAMRVAVSAARGTGIRLLAVTVLTSMDDLDLKESGYEKSVSAMVEMRATQARDIGMGGLICSPREASMVRKIVGDHMSIVTPGIRMMDSNIDNQKRFMSPEDALRCGATHIVVARPIVKSSDPLLAARQFLRAISLSNNS
- the pncB gene encoding nicotinate phosphoribosyltransferase — protein: MEANNIFKNKEEPIITSLLDTDFYKLLMLQFIWKFYPNTEVTFSLFNRRKELHLSDKIDEFELRSQLDHARSLKITDKEKKWLTNSIFYGKKQLFKPEFLSWLSNYKLPEYDFSIVNGEYIINFHGLWKDVTLWEISSLIIINELYSRKILRPLNPFVTDLLYANAKIKLWSKIVKLRNLKELKIADFGTRRRHALHWQTWCIKALHEGIKDSFIGTSNVLLAMKYNIDAVGTSAHELPMVAAAITNNDTDTRNAPYEIMQKWNKIYDDNLLIALPDSFGTDFFLENAPSWIAKWKGFRHDSASPIEGGEKIIAWWKKMNCDPKQKTLIFSDNLDFDSIIKINKHFKNRVQMIFGWGTNLTNDFHGCMPYDDLQIEQLQTVCKVIKANNKSAVKLSDDPIKKTGDENEIKRYLKIFKKQG